One Bacteriovorax sp. PP10 DNA window includes the following coding sequences:
- a CDS encoding alpha/beta hydrolase family protein produces the protein MKTLIAITLFTILTQTYAADSVTAVDSKRHYDIYQMKTEIPEGNFEASIYLPTTTKIKAMLVLTPTIAGVTIIEKSNAQYFSKAGYLIIIPLPYKSEVDSAKPDIVKLDDEFYKPAFAADSFIALSETKFKLPVNLPVFAMGASQGGIRTLIIASHSARITASWFATAGGDFPAIYARSVVEKIASFRMKHMKVLGITDPREYEIYLREHLTHDPATACADIKTPFVQTMTLRDDKVPTANQELLVKSCPEHMILTLNTGHVAGSLSTVNWRHKIRRFFEESL, from the coding sequence ATGAAAACATTAATCGCCATTACTCTCTTCACTATATTGACTCAAACATACGCAGCTGACTCAGTCACGGCCGTGGATTCTAAACGTCACTACGATATTTATCAGATGAAGACTGAAATTCCTGAAGGAAATTTTGAAGCTTCAATCTATCTTCCTACAACAACAAAAATTAAGGCCATGCTGGTACTAACTCCAACGATTGCTGGAGTTACGATTATTGAAAAATCAAACGCTCAGTATTTTTCTAAAGCTGGCTACCTTATCATCATCCCTCTTCCTTATAAAAGCGAAGTGGATAGTGCTAAACCAGATATCGTGAAACTTGATGATGAATTTTATAAACCTGCTTTTGCTGCTGATAGCTTCATTGCTCTCTCTGAAACAAAATTTAAACTACCAGTGAATCTTCCGGTCTTTGCCATGGGTGCAAGTCAGGGTGGTATCAGGACATTAATCATTGCTTCTCACTCAGCGCGAATTACCGCTTCATGGTTTGCAACGGCCGGTGGAGACTTCCCTGCTATTTATGCTCGCTCAGTAGTTGAAAAGATTGCCAGCTTCAGAATGAAGCATATGAAAGTTTTAGGGATCACTGATCCAAGAGAATATGAAATTTATCTAAGAGAGCATTTAACTCATGATCCGGCCACTGCATGTGCCGACATCAAAACACCATTCGTTCAAACAATGACTTTAAGAGATGATAAAGTTCCTACTGCCAATCAAGAACTATTGGTAAAAAGTTGTCCGGAACATATGATACTAACACTTAATACTGGACATGTTGCAGGATCACTTTCAACAGTGAACTGGCGACATAAAATCAGACGTTTCTTTGAAGAATCACTGTAG
- a CDS encoding NADPH-dependent FMN reductase has translation MKKICVITASVGKNLELAEAIVAHLKKHGADAGLLNLVELDLPLYSTVAETRHQAEVLVAPFKDRLAADAFVFVSPEYNGSTPPVFNNFLAWVSRSTKNWRETFNAKTGVVATASAGNGIQAINIMRMQLSFIGMNIMGRQLISTMSRPAPEAEVEGICLQLLSTIPNKAL, from the coding sequence ATGAAAAAAATATGTGTAATTACAGCAAGTGTCGGGAAAAATTTAGAACTAGCTGAGGCAATAGTAGCTCACCTTAAAAAACATGGTGCAGATGCTGGCCTTTTAAATCTGGTAGAACTAGATCTTCCTCTTTATTCAACAGTAGCAGAAACTCGTCATCAGGCAGAAGTCTTAGTTGCTCCTTTTAAGGACAGACTAGCGGCCGATGCTTTCGTGTTTGTTTCTCCAGAATACAATGGATCAACTCCACCTGTGTTCAACAATTTTCTTGCTTGGGTAAGTCGCTCAACAAAAAATTGGCGCGAAACTTTTAATGCTAAAACTGGTGTCGTAGCAACAGCAAGTGCTGGCAACGGAATCCAGGCCATTAACATTATGAGAATGCAGTTATCATTTATTGGAATGAACATCATGGGGAGACAACTAATCTCTACTATGAGCAGACCTGCTCCAGAAGCTGAAGTAGAAGGGATTTGCCTTCAACTTTTAAGCACTATTCCAAATAAAGCTCTATAA
- a CDS encoding phospholipase D-like domain-containing protein, producing MRNLLGLLLLSLCLSSSAYSKVYDYTHNNRLSLIEDPRTSVDLKVELIRSAKHHINIVTFFWDDSAVPARLAVELNKAHDRGVEVRILTSYIATLGTDPLGKGKRNLNLKSKNHATYSYLSLTPGTSFSVNNSLHEKIFVIDGEKAIIGGRNASNSSLSGKDLEVLMEGPVVNQVQDHFKRMFDFIIDQRISTHCNQNDSVDSQCVQEYKKLEFSSKDANFFPEQAGFTGGEDARILSHEALIHQKELGLSRSERLTQQDDILDTVTKIEFKKLRAYNYFIIPTPKYKKFLEDSLAEGDSIEMITNSYESAKFSSNYGYIYSIPDAMDLVEDGLELHQWQRNQKLNYVHEKVMIFDEDHVIVGSHNFGVGSTAVSNEIAIEFKSKPIADRLIEVFEYESGNPAITMKADLNFLEQEYEKYKMQIKILRMKIVEGILREIY from the coding sequence ATGAGGAATTTACTTGGGTTGTTACTATTGTCACTGTGCTTGTCATCGAGTGCCTATTCGAAGGTCTACGATTACACTCACAATAATCGTCTATCGTTGATAGAAGATCCACGCACGTCTGTCGACTTGAAAGTTGAACTGATTAGAAGTGCAAAACACCATATCAACATTGTTACTTTTTTCTGGGATGACTCTGCTGTCCCCGCACGTCTTGCTGTTGAATTAAATAAAGCGCACGATCGTGGAGTTGAAGTGAGAATCCTGACTTCTTATATCGCTACACTTGGAACTGATCCGTTAGGAAAAGGAAAAAGAAATCTTAATTTAAAATCTAAAAATCATGCAACTTATAGTTACCTGTCACTGACACCAGGTACTTCTTTTTCAGTGAACAACAGCCTTCATGAGAAGATCTTTGTTATCGATGGTGAAAAAGCAATTATCGGTGGAAGAAATGCTTCTAATAGTAGTCTTTCTGGAAAAGATCTTGAAGTCTTAATGGAAGGGCCGGTAGTGAACCAAGTTCAAGATCATTTTAAAAGAATGTTCGACTTTATTATTGATCAAAGAATTAGTACACACTGTAATCAAAACGATAGTGTAGATTCTCAATGTGTACAAGAGTATAAAAAATTGGAATTCTCTTCTAAAGATGCAAACTTCTTCCCGGAGCAAGCTGGATTTACTGGTGGAGAAGACGCGAGAATTTTATCTCATGAAGCTTTAATTCACCAAAAAGAATTAGGGTTATCAAGATCAGAACGTTTAACTCAACAAGATGATATTTTAGATACAGTGACGAAGATTGAATTTAAAAAACTTCGCGCTTATAACTATTTTATTATCCCTACTCCAAAATATAAAAAGTTTTTAGAAGACAGTCTTGCTGAAGGTGACTCTATCGAAATGATCACAAACAGCTATGAATCAGCAAAGTTCTCAAGCAACTATGGTTATATTTATTCAATCCCGGATGCGATGGATTTAGTAGAGGATGGATTAGAACTTCACCAATGGCAGAGAAATCAGAAACTCAATTACGTGCATGAGAAAGTGATGATCTTTGATGAAGACCATGTGATCGTAGGTTCTCATAACTTTGGTGTGGGAAGTACGGCCGTCAGTAATGAAATCGCCATTGAGTTTAAATCGAAACCGATAGCAGATAGATTGATTGAAGTTTTTGAGTATGAGTCAGGGAATCCGGCCATCACGATGAAAGCGGACTTAAATTTCTTAGAGCAGGAGTATGAAAAGTACAAGATGCAGATTAAGATCCTGAGAATGAAGATAGTGGAAGGAATTTTAAGAGAAATTTATTAG
- a CDS encoding glutathione S-transferase family protein, with protein MITLYGSARTSAGRCLWCLEETGVAYENKNVDMRAKEHKSEAFLKLNPNGKVPAMVDGDVTLFESMAINFYLADKYKPELLGLTPEERALSYQWSFWASSELQDPIIQVFIQKVFMPEEKRSQAVIDENLAKLPAFFETLNNALASKTYLNGKTFTLADLNTHTVVSIAPHVGFDLSKYKNVDAWMKAISDRPAYQAYSKLRMG; from the coding sequence ATGATTACTCTTTACGGATCTGCACGTACAAGTGCTGGTAGATGTCTGTGGTGTTTAGAAGAAACTGGTGTCGCTTATGAAAATAAGAATGTCGACATGAGAGCAAAAGAACATAAGTCAGAAGCTTTCTTAAAATTAAATCCAAACGGAAAAGTCCCTGCAATGGTTGATGGAGATGTCACTCTTTTTGAATCAATGGCAATTAACTTTTACCTTGCTGATAAATATAAGCCTGAGCTTCTTGGACTAACTCCAGAAGAGCGCGCTCTATCATACCAATGGAGTTTCTGGGCCTCTTCAGAACTTCAAGACCCAATTATTCAGGTCTTTATTCAAAAGGTTTTCATGCCGGAAGAAAAAAGATCTCAAGCTGTGATTGATGAGAACTTAGCAAAGCTTCCAGCTTTCTTCGAAACTCTAAACAATGCTCTAGCTTCAAAAACATATTTAAACGGAAAGACATTTACTCTTGCTGATTTAAACACTCACACTGTTGTAAGCATTGCTCCACATGTTGGTTTTGATTTATCAAAATACAAGAATGTTGATGCGTGGATGAAAGCGATTAGTGATCGTCCTGCTTATCAGGCATATTCAAAACTAAGAATGGGATAA
- a CDS encoding penicillin-insensitive murein endopeptidase: MKKSALILAFIFIQTTAIQASEAIGYYSAGSIKDAESIQDRGTPIRKLFLQRGRFFGTQEMQDIISDAADFVRQEFPESEMLQVGDIANKNGGALKEHGSHQNGLDADIVYLTRNGNLQSQTAVYWQEEFVKGGVVTANFNTERNLALFKHLIMNTPTERIFVDAAIKNHFCSYAKKNNLLNDSETKETLRRLRVEKLHTNHFHMRIKCPTTDLKCKAQAAVPVGTGC; encoded by the coding sequence ATGAAAAAATCAGCACTGATTCTTGCATTCATATTCATTCAAACGACTGCAATACAGGCTTCAGAGGCCATTGGGTATTACTCAGCAGGAAGTATTAAAGATGCGGAGTCGATTCAGGATCGCGGGACACCAATAAGAAAACTATTTCTTCAAAGAGGAAGATTTTTTGGAACTCAGGAAATGCAAGACATCATCAGTGATGCTGCTGACTTTGTTCGCCAGGAATTTCCAGAATCTGAAATGCTACAGGTTGGAGATATCGCCAATAAAAATGGCGGGGCCTTAAAAGAACACGGCAGTCACCAAAATGGACTGGATGCTGACATCGTTTATTTAACCAGAAATGGAAATCTTCAATCACAGACTGCTGTTTACTGGCAGGAAGAGTTTGTAAAAGGTGGAGTGGTGACAGCAAACTTTAATACAGAAAGAAACCTGGCGCTGTTTAAGCATTTAATTATGAATACGCCGACAGAGCGCATTTTTGTTGATGCCGCGATTAAAAATCATTTCTGTTCGTATGCTAAGAAAAATAATTTATTAAATGATTCAGAGACGAAAGAAACACTAAGACGTCTTCGTGTAGAGAAGCTTCATACAAATCACTTTCATATGCGTATAAAATGCCCGACAACGGATTTAAAGTGTAAAGCACAGGCGGCAGTCCCAGTGGGAACTGGCTGTTAA
- a CDS encoding lipocalin family protein, producing MKKLILCLSLLVSICAFAKPEPLPVASDVDVARFIGKWYTITSLPQFFTRNCEGQTAEYGIINEKTISVHNVCYKENGKTKDINGKGVIQDAPNNARLIVTFDTFWTRLFRVKGDYNIIKLGGGYDTVMVGSNDKKTLWIMSRTPTMDPTVLQDYKTYAKELGFSTEQLKNSKY from the coding sequence ATGAAAAAATTAATTTTGTGCCTCAGTTTATTAGTTTCAATATGTGCTTTTGCAAAGCCTGAGCCACTTCCTGTTGCAAGTGATGTTGATGTCGCGCGCTTCATTGGTAAGTGGTACACAATCACATCACTGCCACAATTTTTTACAAGAAATTGCGAAGGACAAACAGCGGAGTATGGAATCATTAATGAGAAAACGATTAGTGTTCACAATGTTTGTTATAAGGAAAATGGAAAGACAAAAGACATTAATGGAAAAGGTGTGATTCAAGATGCCCCAAACAATGCTCGATTGATTGTTACGTTTGATACATTTTGGACCAGATTATTCAGAGTGAAAGGTGATTACAATATCATTAAACTTGGTGGAGGTTACGACACTGTCATGGTGGGATCAAATGATAAAAAAACTTTGTGGATTATGTCACGCACTCCAACGATGGACCCAACAGTACTGCAAGATTATAAAACATATGCAAAAGAGCTTGGGTTTTCCACAGAGCAGCTTAAGAATTCAAAATACTAG
- a CDS encoding lytic transglycosylase domain-containing protein, translating into MKFFLPLLLLVTSSSLHSKVEILPYKSNYSWDNSWNEAVRAELELEAESVIMNQEINAEDLKELDCPGYNSVTDNELKKDFWIVFLSSLTRAESGFNTKVRSRGGNIGLLQFSKATARTNCGLKTSEEIAEPNDHLRCGVRMLSWQLEGAPTASGRMLRPDLKGQLFGKHILLWGPLRQNDKSGRKLLTTWFKKHLDQLPFCSSKAE; encoded by the coding sequence ATGAAATTTTTTCTTCCCCTATTACTCTTAGTCACGAGTTCATCTTTACATTCTAAAGTTGAAATCCTTCCTTACAAATCAAACTACTCTTGGGACAATTCCTGGAATGAAGCTGTTCGTGCAGAATTAGAACTCGAAGCTGAATCAGTTATTATGAATCAAGAGATCAATGCAGAAGATCTGAAAGAATTAGATTGCCCGGGATACAATAGTGTCACTGACAATGAATTGAAAAAAGATTTCTGGATTGTTTTTTTATCGTCATTAACTCGCGCAGAAAGTGGCTTCAATACAAAGGTCCGTTCACGTGGCGGAAATATTGGTCTGCTACAATTTTCAAAAGCAACGGCAAGAACCAATTGTGGCCTGAAAACTTCAGAAGAAATTGCTGAGCCTAATGATCATCTTCGTTGTGGAGTGAGAATGCTTTCATGGCAACTTGAAGGTGCACCAACTGCAAGTGGAAGAATGCTTCGTCCTGATTTGAAAGGGCAGTTATTTGGAAAACATATTTTATTATGGGGACCACTTCGTCAGAATGATAAGAGCGGAAGAAAACTATTAACAACTTGGTTTAAAAAACATCTCGATCAATTGCCATTTTGCTCATCTAAAGCAGAATAA
- a CDS encoding fatty acid desaturase, which produces MKTERDFIHTDGPNYHISRRREIIAKHPEIRDLYGPYTPSALYIVLIVAFQLALSYFLKDQAWWVIALVAYAVGAFANHSLYVMIHECTHNVVLKTALGNKIMGLVCDIPLVLPSAMGFRKYHMIHHKHLGEYSYDPDIVSHTEARLVGNSAIKKTLWITFFSLSQALRPLKVQFYKPLNFWTITNTILNIAINVAVFIYIGPMALLYLTLSTLFALGLHPLGGRWIQEHFITKEGQETYSYYGPLNKLAFNMGYHNEHHDFMNVAWINQPKVKKMAPEYYDTLVSYNSWTAVLINFLFNPKIDSYTRMVHPDRHPKAAVDNEKNLYSKEVIETFF; this is translated from the coding sequence ATGAAGACAGAGCGCGATTTTATTCATACAGACGGCCCTAATTATCACATCAGTAGAAGACGTGAAATTATAGCAAAGCACCCAGAGATCAGAGATCTTTACGGGCCTTACACTCCCTCTGCTTTATACATTGTTTTAATCGTCGCTTTCCAATTAGCACTTTCATATTTTTTAAAAGACCAAGCTTGGTGGGTTATCGCTCTTGTTGCTTACGCTGTCGGAGCTTTCGCTAACCACTCTCTTTACGTCATGATTCACGAATGCACACACAACGTTGTTTTAAAAACAGCGCTGGGAAATAAGATCATGGGTCTTGTTTGTGACATCCCTCTTGTCTTGCCATCAGCAATGGGATTTAGAAAATATCATATGATTCACCATAAACATTTAGGTGAATACTCGTACGATCCGGATATCGTCAGTCATACAGAAGCAAGACTTGTTGGAAACTCTGCGATCAAAAAAACTCTTTGGATTACTTTCTTCTCTCTTTCACAAGCTCTTCGCCCGCTTAAAGTTCAGTTTTATAAACCACTAAACTTTTGGACGATCACAAATACAATTTTAAATATCGCAATCAACGTTGCCGTGTTTATTTATATCGGACCGATGGCACTTCTTTATTTAACTCTTTCAACTTTGTTTGCCCTTGGTTTACACCCATTAGGTGGACGTTGGATTCAAGAGCATTTTATTACGAAAGAAGGACAAGAAACTTACAGTTACTATGGCCCTCTTAATAAGTTAGCTTTCAATATGGGTTACCATAATGAGCACCATGACTTCATGAATGTAGCGTGGATTAACCAACCGAAAGTTAAGAAGATGGCGCCGGAGTATTACGATACGCTTGTGAGTTATAATTCTTGGACTGCTGTTTTAATAAATTTCTTATTCAATCCGAAGATTGATTCGTATACCAGAATGGTTCATCCAGATCGCCACCCGAAGGCGGCGGTGGATAATGAGAAAAATCTTTATTCTAAAGAAGTGATTGAGACGTTCTTCTAG
- a CDS encoding YkgJ family cysteine cluster protein: MSKKNTPGKIQEHLKDLNRWLPYKKGMCDTCEGLCCYMPVEVMTPDLIRLGILAEFHLELSEKEQIKDALRHPGVLRYTPSTSKFTLTQKPDGSCFFLDANKRCTQYETRPDTCRNHPKIGPRPGFCAYMKKE, encoded by the coding sequence ATGAGTAAAAAAAACACGCCTGGGAAAATTCAGGAACACCTTAAAGATTTGAACCGCTGGCTCCCTTATAAGAAGGGAATGTGCGATACGTGCGAAGGTTTATGCTGTTATATGCCCGTCGAGGTAATGACCCCCGACCTGATAAGACTTGGGATTCTAGCTGAGTTTCATTTAGAGCTTTCAGAAAAAGAACAAATTAAAGATGCCCTTAGACACCCCGGTGTTCTGAGATACACGCCTTCCACGTCCAAATTCACCCTGACCCAAAAACCTGATGGCTCATGTTTCTTCCTGGATGCAAACAAAAGATGTACTCAATATGAAACCCGTCCCGACACTTGTCGCAACCATCCTAAAATCGGACCCCGTCCAGGCTTTTGTGCCTACATGAAGAAAGAATAA
- the mgtE gene encoding magnesium transporter yields the protein MENNLLNDDFSLENLLDNWQSLTHNQREQVFMMLGRIDQEELFINLSSDYQAEIFELIPHAERRSWIRLLAPDDIADLIQNLFDESQAEALRYLDYATLVEVKALLAYAEDEAGGLMNSRFARLRPEMTVEEAIRYLRAQSKSHIETIYYAYVLDRTQILLGVISLRELFLAKAQTTVEENMNTDLVTILQDEDQESISKTFSNHNLLAIPVVDENNVMKGIITVDDVVEVIEEEATEDIQKIGGMEALGEPYLDISLPSMIKKRAGWLMALFIGEMFTATAMSHYEHDIAKAVVLALFIPLVISSGGNSGSQATTLIIRAMALGEVRLRDWWRVLNRELISGVCLGLILGSIGLMRILLWPGKETLYGEHYVLVAVTVACSLVGIVLWGTLAGSMLPFLLRRLGLDPATSSAPFVATLVDVTGLVIYFTVASLFLKGILL from the coding sequence ATGGAAAACAACCTTCTAAATGACGATTTCTCTCTAGAAAACTTACTGGATAACTGGCAAAGCTTAACGCATAACCAGCGTGAACAAGTGTTCATGATGCTTGGGCGTATTGACCAGGAAGAACTCTTTATTAATCTGTCGTCAGATTATCAGGCCGAAATTTTCGAACTGATCCCACATGCTGAAAGACGTTCATGGATTCGTTTGCTGGCACCGGATGATATCGCCGATTTAATTCAAAATTTATTTGATGAGTCTCAAGCAGAAGCTCTTCGCTATCTTGATTATGCAACACTGGTAGAAGTTAAAGCGCTACTAGCGTACGCAGAAGATGAGGCGGGGGGATTAATGAACTCGCGTTTTGCTCGTCTTCGCCCGGAGATGACAGTAGAAGAAGCGATCAGATACCTGCGTGCTCAATCGAAATCACATATTGAAACAATTTATTACGCTTACGTTTTAGACCGTACACAAATTCTTTTGGGTGTTATCTCTCTTCGTGAATTGTTCCTCGCTAAAGCGCAGACGACAGTTGAAGAGAATATGAACACTGACCTGGTGACGATTCTTCAAGATGAAGATCAGGAAAGTATTTCGAAAACTTTTTCTAATCACAATCTACTTGCGATTCCCGTTGTTGATGAAAACAATGTCATGAAAGGTATTATTACAGTAGATGACGTTGTTGAAGTTATCGAAGAAGAAGCGACTGAAGATATTCAAAAGATCGGGGGTATGGAAGCACTAGGTGAGCCGTATCTTGATATCAGTTTACCGTCGATGATTAAAAAACGTGCGGGTTGGCTGATGGCACTTTTCATTGGGGAAATGTTCACAGCAACAGCGATGAGCCATTACGAACACGATATCGCAAAGGCCGTTGTTCTCGCTTTATTCATCCCACTTGTTATCAGCTCTGGTGGTAACTCTGGATCGCAAGCAACTACACTTATCATTCGTGCGATGGCACTTGGTGAAGTTCGTCTGCGTGACTGGTGGAGAGTTTTAAATAGAGAATTAATTTCAGGTGTATGCTTAGGTTTAATTCTTGGATCTATTGGTCTTATGAGAATTTTATTATGGCCTGGTAAAGAAACACTTTATGGTGAGCACTATGTTTTAGTGGCGGTCACAGTTGCTTGTAGTTTAGTGGGGATTGTATTGTGGGGGACACTTGCAGGATCAATGCTTCCATTTTTACTGCGAAGATTAGGTCTCGATCCGGCCACTTCGTCTGCACCATTTGTCGCGACATTAGTCGATGTAACAGGATTAGTCATTTATTTTACTGTGGCGAGCCTATTCCTAAAGGGCATTTTGCTCTGA
- a CDS encoding DMT family transporter produces the protein MFKNLSSRQVGFIQIILSGMCFGALGFFGKMAYRVSVGPGELLALRYSISAIFMGLTILFTNPKSFILTRFQLISSLLLGICGYALFSSFFFIALTGLSASLTVLLLYTYPVMVAVLSQFILKEHLGKKGVMALGLASVGMIGLVWGELSISDPKFLLYGVGAAFFYSIYIMYSRKYLSDVPAMPSSFYVQLGAGTVLSLIHFHNFERPVSIVISHPAIIIGMAIICSFMAMTLFLAGLRRITSSEASILSTTEPLFGVLIAAMVLEEKLSMIQISGGVLILIAMVLLALSKEKQKQEF, from the coding sequence ATGTTTAAAAATCTTAGCAGCAGACAAGTAGGCTTTATCCAAATTATCCTTTCCGGGATGTGTTTTGGCGCTTTAGGTTTTTTTGGGAAAATGGCCTACAGAGTTTCGGTTGGGCCCGGAGAATTGCTGGCCCTTCGTTATTCAATCTCGGCCATTTTTATGGGACTCACAATCCTCTTCACGAATCCGAAATCTTTTATTCTTACTCGCTTCCAATTAATCTCCTCTCTTCTTTTAGGAATTTGTGGATACGCACTTTTTTCTAGTTTCTTTTTTATCGCTCTGACTGGACTCTCAGCTTCACTCACAGTTTTACTTCTCTATACCTACCCAGTGATGGTCGCAGTACTTTCTCAATTTATTTTAAAAGAGCATCTGGGAAAAAAAGGAGTCATGGCCCTGGGCCTCGCTTCTGTCGGAATGATTGGTTTAGTCTGGGGAGAGCTTTCAATCAGTGATCCAAAGTTTTTACTCTACGGAGTTGGTGCCGCCTTTTTTTATTCAATCTACATAATGTACTCAAGAAAATACTTAAGTGATGTTCCCGCGATGCCTTCATCTTTTTACGTACAGCTTGGTGCGGGGACTGTCTTATCTCTTATTCATTTTCATAATTTCGAAAGACCCGTTTCAATTGTCATAAGTCATCCGGCCATTATCATAGGCATGGCCATCATCTGCTCATTCATGGCGATGACACTATTTCTTGCAGGTTTAAGAAGAATCACTTCGAGCGAAGCTTCGATCTTAAGCACGACAGAGCCTCTCTTTGGAGTTTTGATTGCAGCTATGGTGTTGGAAGAAAAATTATCTATGATTCAAATTAGCGGCGGGGTTTTAATTTTGATTGCGATGGTCTTGCTGGCCTTATCAAAAGAAAAACAAAAACAGGAGTTTTAA
- a CDS encoding PQQ-dependent sugar dehydrogenase: MKKFIFLIAALSSMNIFSKDYVSEGQKFTVETLFEGKDVIWGFDFLNPKEESLMIFTERDGKMRVLDLKTKKATEITGVPKVFNHGQGGLLDVYVKNDEVFLTYSDPVDKKGTTSLMKGKLSSDKKSFTGTRIFQAKALESTGEHFGSRIAIDKDGFLFMGVGERNIRSRAQDLTTHHGKILRLTTDGKAPSDNPFVKTKDALPEIWSYGHRNPQGLIIDSKGVLLDAEFGPRGGDEVNLIEKGANYGWPVITYGREYWGPTIGTTEKAGMKQPLYYWVPSISPSGMMMYEGRAFPKFEGNLFLATLAGSHLHRIVTDAHRKIVKEEKLLEDLGERFRQVKTGPDGLIYLSTDSGKILRLKPVP, encoded by the coding sequence ATGAAAAAATTCATCTTTCTAATCGCGGCACTTTCATCAATGAATATTTTTTCTAAAGACTATGTCTCTGAGGGACAAAAGTTTACAGTCGAAACTCTTTTTGAAGGAAAGGATGTGATCTGGGGATTTGATTTTTTAAATCCTAAAGAAGAAAGTCTTATGATTTTCACTGAGCGCGATGGAAAGATGAGAGTTCTTGATTTGAAAACTAAGAAGGCAACTGAAATAACGGGAGTACCAAAAGTTTTCAATCATGGTCAAGGTGGGTTGCTTGATGTTTATGTTAAAAATGATGAAGTGTTTTTAACATACTCGGACCCTGTCGACAAAAAAGGCACGACGAGTTTAATGAAAGGAAAACTTTCAAGTGATAAGAAGTCTTTTACCGGTACGAGAATCTTCCAGGCAAAGGCACTTGAGAGTACGGGTGAGCACTTTGGATCACGTATCGCTATCGATAAAGATGGATTCCTTTTCATGGGTGTTGGTGAAAGAAATATTCGATCCCGCGCTCAGGATTTAACTACTCATCATGGAAAAATTCTTAGACTTACGACTGATGGAAAGGCACCGAGTGATAATCCCTTTGTAAAAACGAAAGATGCACTTCCTGAGATCTGGAGTTACGGTCACAGAAACCCACAAGGATTAATTATTGATTCGAAAGGTGTTTTATTAGATGCAGAGTTTGGCCCACGTGGTGGTGATGAAGTTAATTTAATTGAAAAGGGTGCAAACTACGGATGGCCTGTGATTACTTACGGCCGCGAGTACTGGGGACCAACCATTGGAACGACAGAAAAGGCGGGAATGAAGCAGCCACTCTATTATTGGGTTCCATCAATTAGTCCTTCGGGGATGATGATGTATGAAGGAAGGGCCTTTCCAAAATTTGAAGGAAATTTATTTTTAGCAACATTAGCGGGGAGTCATCTTCACCGCATCGTGACTGATGCTCATCGAAAAATCGTGAAGGAAGAAAAGCTTCTGGAAGACTTAGGAGAGCGTTTTAGACAAGTAAAAACAGGCCCCGATGGGCTCATCTATTTATCTACTGATAGCGGTAAAATCTTAAGACTAAAACCAGTACCATAA